The Candidatus Mycosynbacter amalyticus genome contains the following window.
TGCTCATATTCACGAGCTCGAGAAACAGGCTGCTGCTATGGGTATTGGGGGTGACGCACCACTAGCAACCGACGAGCATGGTATCAAGTTACTCTGGCGTAACAATACCGACGACAACGACGATGGCGCCCACAGCGGCTTTAAAGGGCGTGTTGGTATATACGAAGTCCTAGGTATATCGGTGCCAATCCAGAAAATGATCACCGGCAACGCTACGAGCAACGATATCCAGGACGCAGCAATCGGCGAAGGTATGACCACCATGCAGACAGACGGCCTCATCAAAGCACTGCGTGGTGAGACGACTGTCGAAGAAGTACTGAGGGTAACTAAGGAGTAATCATGCCAAAATTTAGCTACGAAGCCACCTCCACTACTGCACCGGGCACTATCGTCAAAGGTGAAATTGAGGCAGCTGATCGGGAGAGCGTTGTAAGTGCACTCGGCAAACAACACCTCAATCCCGTCAGTATCAAGGAAGCCAAAGCGGGCGGCTTCAATCTTAGTCTTGGTGGTGGCAAAGTCAAGTCAGACGAGCTCGTGATCTTTACACGACAACTCAGCGCCATGATCAGCGCTGGCGTACCGCTTCTGCGCTCACTCAATTCACTCGCTGAGCATGCTGAAAATCCAGCCTTCAAAAAGATCCTCAATACAGTCATTATCGATATCCAAAGCGGTACCGGTTTTGGTGAAGCACTCGAAAAATACCCGCGCGTCTTCAGCGATGTCTATGTCAACATGGTCAAAGCCGGCGAAACCGCTGGTATCCTGGACGACATCCTCAAGCGCCTAGCGACGCAGCAAGAAAAAAACGCCACTATCCGCAAAAAGATCAAAAGTGCTATGTCCTATCCGATGGTACTGGTTGTCATCATGATCGGCGCATTCTTCGGGCTGATGCTGTTCGTGATCCCGCAAATCGGCAAGATTATCACTGATTTGGGCGGTCCAGATGCCAAGCTTCCACTACTCACTCAAATCATGCTCGGAATTAGCGCCTTTTTGCTCGGCTATTGGTTCCTATGGATGCCTGCGCTTGTTGGTGCCGTCTTTGGTGTGACACGCTACTTACGTACTCCTGGTGGTAAACGCAATTTTCACATTCTTATTCTCAAGCTTCCGCCTGTCAACACTATTATCAAAAAGGTTGCCGTTGCCCGCTTTGCACGAACCTACTCATCACTCATCGGTGCTGGCGTTTCAGTCATCGAGGCCATCCATGTAACCGGACGCGCCATCGGTAACACCGTCTACATGGAAGCGCTAGAAGACGCAGCCAATCGTGTCAAAAATGGTGAACAGCTATCAAAGATCGTCGAAGAGCGTGAAGATCTCTTCCCCTCTATTCTTTCTCAGATGCTATCTGTGGGAGAAGAGACAGGACAGACCGATGTCGTGCTCATCAAAGTCGCCGATTTCTACGAAGAAGAGGTGGATGTAGCAATCGACGGCATCAGTTCCATCATCGAGCCAGTCATGATCGTATCGATGGGCTCCATGGTCGGTCTGATTGCCGCAAGTGTGATGGGACCTATCGCAAGCATCTCGCAAAACATCAAAGGCTAGCACTAGTATAAGCATGAGCTTCATGCTATAGTGAAGACAAACTAACGCGTGGGCGACATGGGAAAGCTGTTTTACAAAGACAAAACATTAATTGGGCTCGACATCAACACCACCGAAATCAAAGTTATGTCGGTCGATGCAGAAAAATGGCTCGTACGTGGATACGGAGCTATTGATGTCGATGCCGCACGCATGAAAAAGGTCTTCGACAAAGGCGATCCGTATCTCGAGACACAGATCAAGACATTACTGTCTGAAAAGGTCATCGGTGATATAAATACTGATCAGATTGTAGTCAGCCTCCCCACCTCACGCACCTACGCGCGTGCGTTTACTGTACCAATTTCCGCAGAGAAAAATCTCAAAGAGGCAGTCGAACTTGAAGTCGGGCAATATGTGCCTATCCCCGTTTCACTGCTCTACGTCGATTATGAAGTAGTCGATCGTACCAAAGACACTCTCACCGTTATCATGTCGGCTGTGCCACAGGCACTTGTCAACAATGTCATGACCTCAATCGACGCAGCCGGTCTAACTACAAACGCAATCGAACCAAGCATTAACTCGATTGCACGCCTCCTGCGTACCACCGAAGAAGGCGATCTGCCAACGCTTATCGTCGATATCGGCCCCGCCAATACCGACATTGCAGTACTCGACGGATCGATTCGTGTCACGGGAGGTACGACGGTTGGGGGTAATACTTTCACACTTGATATCGCCAAAAAACTTGGCGTCGCACTCGAAAACGCACACCAGCTCAAAGTTCTTAACGGTCTCAACCCTGGCCCCAGACAAAAGAAAATTACTTCGGCCGTCGAACCAAGTCTGCAACGTATCACTTCTGAGATTCGCCGCGTTATGCGCTACTACAACGAACGTATCTCTAGCGAGAAAAAACTCGAGCAACTCCTCATCGTAGGCGGCGGTAGCAACATGCCCGGTATCGGCGAATACTTCACCAACGATCTGCTCATGCCGTCTCGCGTCGCCAGTCCATGGCAAAAACTTGACTTTGGCGCACTAGCTCAACCTGCTAAGCAGTTTCGCTCGCGTTACATCACTGTCGCAGGGCTTGCTAGCTTGACGAACGAGGAGGTCTGGAAATGATCAATCTCCTACCCCCAGAGTCTGCCAAGCAACTACGTGCAGCTCGCCACAACACACTGCTCCTCAAATACGTTGTCGGACTCGGCATTACACTTGGTCTCATCGTACTCGTATACGGTGCGACATTTGTCCTCATGAAATCTACAGAGCTCGCCAACAACGCGTCGTCGGCAGCAAGTAAGCAGAAAATTGCTAACTATAACCAAGCGGCAGCAGAAGCGAAAGCATATACAGCAAATCTCAGTATGGCAAAATCTATTTTTGACACAGAAGTTTCATACACGACGGCGCTTCACAAAATTGCTGCTGCACTCCCTAGCGGTACGGTTATCGAGGCACTTAATCTTTCTCCTACTACTATTGGCACACCGAGTACGCTTACGTTGCTTGCCAAAACAAAACAAGATGCACTCAACGTTAAGCCCGCACTTGAAGCGCACAAAATAGCAAACGGCATCACTATCGCTAGCCTCAATGAAGGTAAAGACAGTGCACAAGCAGCTCCAACAGCCGCCTCTGATCAAACATATCCTGTCACCCTCAATCTCAATCTCACATTTGACAAAACTGTCTTTGTTGCAGAGGAGAAGTCATGAACAAAAATCCCCTAGGTCAACTTACCGCCAGCAAGCTTCGGCTTATTTTGCTCGGCTCCGCCGTGATACTTGTACTGGCTTCAGCTGGGCTAATCATCCTCGGACAACAAGCAGTATCTAGCTACGGTAAAGAAGTATCATCTACCGTTGCCGTGTCATCATCTGACGAAAAAACGCTTCAAGATCTCGAAATCGTTAGTCGAGCACTCGCGTCACAAAAACCAATAGTAGACAAATCCAAGCTTATTATCGCAGACAAAAACAATACCTATACATACCAAAAGCAAGTCATCCAAGATATTACGCGTTATGCGGATATGGCAGGCGTACAAGTTGTCGGCTTCACTTTTGCAGAGACAGGCGGAGTAACAACTGGTGCTCCAGCCACAGCAGCCGCATCTACTCCCGCAGCAGGCACGAAAGCCGGGGGCATCGCAACTCCAGCTGGAGTCACACCAGTCAACGTGACTGTCGCGCTCGGTGGCGACGTTTCCTATGACACGCTTTACAAGCTTCTCCAGCTCCTCGAGGGTAATCTACTGCGCATGGAAATCGAAAGCCTAGACCTAAGCCGCCCGAGTGGCACTGAAGCATCAGCCGTCTCATCATTAACCATACGGATATACACACAAAAATGAGTAAACCAGCAAATCCAGCAGAGCAGTTCTTTGTCCGCTATAATCTCGTCATATTAATAGTGCTCGCCACGGGCATTCTTAGTGTCAGTATTGTACTAGCCTATCAAGCCTATCTCGCCGCCTCTACGCCAACGACATCCGATATCAAAAGCGAAATACCGACTAATTTTGACAAGGCAACAGGCAAGAAGATTGAGCAGTTGCACACTAGCGATCAACAAAACATCAATGTCACTCCACCAGAGGGGCGCTACAATCCATTTTCTGAGTAGGACAGAGGAGGTATACTAGAGACATGCTACTTCCCGCGCAAGAATTGCTCAATATGCCAGTGATGAGCCTGCAGACAGGCACCGAGATTGCTGAAACTGTCGGCTGTGTCATAGATCCTGATACGCTCAATATTCTCGCGTATGAAATCAATGGCAAAAGCCTTGACGAACACCCGGCATTTCTCAAGATCGAGGATATTCGCGAGCTCAGTGATATTGGCTTTATTGTTGACTCAAGCGATGAAGTGATATCACTTGATGATATCGTGACACACAAACAGCTCTATGAAGCACCTGTACAGCTCGAGTCAATGCACGTCATAGACGAGCAGCACACTAAGCTCGGCAAAGTAGAACAACTCGTGATGGACACGCAGTCGTTTCGTGTTGAGCAGCTCCAAGTTCGTAGACCTTTTTTCAAAAGCCTCTCCGACACCAGCCTCGTGATTCACCGCCAACAAATTATCGCTATCACACCAGATGCAATAATCGTACGCACACCAACTGTACGCGAGTCAAACCAATCACCGCTAGAAAAGCAGCCATTGATAAATCCGTTTCGAGGCACGCGACCGCCGCAACCAGAATCAGTCAAGTCCGATCGTCACTGAGCGCATGTTTGATGTCGTCATAACTAAATCCTTGACGAGCAAGGTACTGCATCAGTTTTTGTTCATCACTATATTTGCTACGCTTTTTGGCCAGGATCTTCTGTAATTCGTCGTCGTCTGTACGAGCAGATTCCGCCAGTAAGCGCTCTACAACACCGCGCTCCACACCTTTTGCCGCCAGTTCGCTCGAGAGCTTCCGGCGACTTGCTCCCTTCGTGAGATTGCGGTTTTCTACCCAGTACCGCGCAAACTTCTCGTCGTCAATATACTGCTTTTCTACAAGCTTGTCATACACTCTATCTGCTAGTTCTGGCGCCACACCATCGCGCGTTTTGATCTCGCCTGTCCGGCGCGATTTATATTTTGTCTCGCGAGTCTTACGCCACAAATAATCCCTTACCTCTCGTGCGCTATGTGGCCGCATCAAGCAGTATTCGAGCGCTCGTGCGTACAGCTTGCCGAACTGACTCTCGCCCTCTATCTCCGCCAGCTCTGCATCGCTATACTCTCGCCCAACTTTGACACCCAGCGACACTACTTGCGAGATATCGAGACTGAAGCGATATTTACTGTCGACCATTACATTGATGCGATTAGGATCTTTTTGCTGAGCAGTGAGGGCAGTGACTTTCATCTCGACAATATGACGCGGGGGCTATTCGTCTTCTGTAGCAACTTTCGCGCGCACTTTGGCGTCAATTTCGGCCAGTAACTCTGGATTTGCCTTCAGGAACTCTTTGGTCTTATCGCGACCCTGGCCGATTTTCTCGTCGTTGTAGTCGAACCATGCGCCAGATTTGCCAACGATACCGTGTTGCACGGCCAGGTCGAGGATGTCACCGGTCCTAGAAATACCTTCGTTGTACATGATGTCAAACTCGGCGATGCGGAATGGCGGTGCAATCTTGTTTTTGACAATCTTCACCTTGGTGCGGTTACCGAGTATCTCCTCGCCTACCTTGATCTGGCCAGTACGGCGAATATCCATGCGGACGCTGGCGTAGAATTTGAGCGCGTTGCCACCAGTGGTTGTCTCTGGATTGCCAAACATCACTCCGATCTTCATACGAATCTGATTGATGAAAATGACTGTCGCCTTGGACTTGTTGATAATACCCGTTAGCTTGCGTAGCGCCTGACTCATCAGGCGTGCCTGGAGGCCCATGTGACTATCACCCATGTCACCATCGATCTCGGCCTGTGGTACCAGTGCGGCTACTGAGTCAACTACGATCAGATCAACTGCGTTACTACGCACAAGTGTCTCGGCGATTTCCAGTGCTTGCTCACCGTTGTCCGGCTGCGATACGAGTAGGTTGTCTACGTCGACACCAAGCTTGCGCGCATAACTCGGATCAAGCGCATGCTCCGCGTCGATGAATGCTGCGGTACCACCCTGCTTCTGAATCTCGGCGATTGCATGCAGTGTCAGAGTTGTCTTACCGGAACTTTCTGGACCATAAATCTCGATAATACGACCCTTCGGATAGCCGCCACCTAGTGCCAAGTCCAATGAAAGCGCACCACTTGGCAACAGTTCCACATCAACTTTTTTGGCCTCGCCCAGCTTCATGATAGAGCCGTCGCCAAACTGCTTAGTGATTTGATCCATCGCGAGATTCAGCGCCTTTAGCTTGCCCTCGTCTTTTTTGTCGACTTTTTCTACTGGTGTGTCTGTCGTGTCTGCCTTTTTCGCCATATACCCTCCGTGGTTATCTATAGTTCTATTATACCATCAGCTACTACTACGGAATAGCTCCCTAAGATAACTTCAAGTCAGTATAACGGTGTTGTATCCAAGCACACGAGACTTTGCTATACTGGATGTATATGAGAAAATCTGCGGGCTTCACTATCATCGAGCTACTCGTCGTAGTGGTGCTATTTCTATCGATGTGCGGGCTTTTCCTATATCAGAAGAACACCATCGAAGCTGTCGCGCGGGACGATCGCCGAAAAGCCGATATTAATACGATGTACCACAATCTCGAGAAGGTCTATTACCCCGCCCACCAATCCTACCCTGACACGCTCAACACCACAACCTTGCCATCGGTACAAGCCGACACATTCAAAGATCCAGCTGGTCTTGCCGTCAACGAGCTGCGTATTGACAATTCAGTCCTCGGCACTACAACCCGCTCTACTTACACATACGAACCAACTAACTGCAAAAACAATCAGTGTAGCGGCTACACGCTTCGTGCCGATCTCGAAAAAGAAGCAGATTATGTGCGTACATCTGTCCACGGCAACAAAAAGTAATCTAGTCTAGGTCGACAGGGCGACCGTTCTTGAAAGCTTCGACTGCATTGTTGATAGTAGCCGTTTGCGTGCGCGGATCAGACACATAATGAAATCGATAGGTTGTTTCTTCACCCTCAGTACTCAGGCGGATCGTGCCGTAGTCGAGCATCGTCTGCAATACACCGGTCTGCACAAAACTCACGTCTTCGATACTGCCAAGGCTGACAGTCTGCTCATGTTTCGAAAATAAACTGTGTTGAATCTCCTGGATAACACTTTCATTTGTGAGGAAAAAGGTATTGCGCATATACACCCATACCGCGATATATCCCAGTAGACCCGTGAGCAGCATGAGGCATAACGCCACAAGACTGACAACACCAGTAGATGGTAGCCCCGAAGCGGGGTTCTGATCTAGCACGACCGGATACATAATCCACGTCGCCACCAGCAGCGACAATACAAGCGTCGTCACAAGCACTGGTGCGAGGATACCGATAACATGACGATTTACCTTGAGTAATACCACTTCACCGGCAGACAGATTGAGATCGGGATACTGCTGCTTGGCAGCTTCGTGGCGCTGCTGCAGTTCCGGACTGATTGCACCGACCTCCGGCTCAATAGCTCGCGAGGCATGGACGACATTTGGCTCGTTTGACAGCTGTACACGCAGACGTGGATCATAGTTTTCTCCCTCGACTTGACCAGGGATTGCAGTAACATGCGAATCTGTCGTAACGGGTTTTTCGGCCGCTGCGGGCGGAAGAGTTGGTGCTGGATCGCGCTCGGGAGCTTGTGGATTCATACTGTTAGTATATCACGCTGCCGGCTCGCTACCCAGATGACGACGAGCTTTCTGCGTCACACGGCGACCGCGCGGCGTGCGCTCAATAAAGCCAATTTGCAACAAGTATGGTTCGTAAAAATCTTCGATAGTACTCGTCTCATCGCCAGTGAGCGCCGCAAGCGTGGTGAGGCCCACGGGATTATCACCGTAGTTTTCGATCATACTCCGCAGTAACTGACGATCGGCCGGGTCAAGGCCAAGTTCATCCACTTCGAGCAGCGCCAGTGCCTTTTTTGTCGTAGCGCCGTCGATGATTCCGTCGCCGTTCACATCGGCATAGTCACGCACGCGCTTGAGTAGGCGATTGGCAATACGCGGCGTCAAGCGCGCACGAGTTGATAGGTCTTGGGCAGCTGCTTGGTCTATCTGGCTCTCCAATATACCTGCAGCACGGGTGATAATTTGCTCGATTTCGGCGGGCGTATAGAACTCTAGCCGATGAATCAGTCCAAACCTATCGCGAAGCGGTGCAGCCAAGCTGCCCGTCCGCGTCGTAGCACCGATCACTGTAAACTTCGGCAAATCGAGTCGCACACTTCGTGCAGCTGGCCCTTTGCCGATCACAATGTCGAGTTTGTAATCTTCCATAGCGCTATACAGCACCTCTTCTACAGCACGACTCAGGCGGTGGATCTCATCGATAAATAGCACGTCGCCGTCTTGGAGATTCGTGAGGATACTAGCCAGATCACCGGCACGCTCGATAGCTGGCCCGGCCGTGACACGTATATTCGTACCCATTTCGTTGGCAATCACCGTTGCCATGGTCGTCTTGCCGAGACCAGGAGGTCCATACAGCAACACATGGTCAATCGGTTCACTGCGCTTCTTGGCCGCGTCGATCGCAAGCTTGAGATTCTTCTTGAGTCGCTCTTGACCTATGTAGTCATCAAACGTCTGCGGACGCAGCGTTATCTCTATAATCTGCTCGTCGCTGTCGTCGTCTGTCGCACCGGTATCTACTATTCGTTCTATGGCCATTGCTATATATTATGACACATCTCGCTCTATCTGCAGACCAAGTTTACTTACAATTACTTTGCGAATAGCCCGCAGGGTTGGTTTCTCTACTTGGTGGGGTACGATTTTTTTCGAGCCAAAGCCTTGATCTTCAAATACCTCGCCTTCGAATTGCACAGCGTGCGCATAGCGTGGTCGCAGCTTGAAGTGTACATGTGCTGGTTCGCCGTCACGCGCGGCGTCGTTCATGTCGCAGGCAAAATTGAAATAGACTGGATGAAACGCCCGACTGACAGCACCTTCGAGCTCGCGCACAAGATCACGCAGGCCGAGCCACTGCCTATCAGACAGATCGCCAAGCGTCTGATAGTGCCGCTCGGTGGTAATATACATCGCACCGAGCACGCCTTGATTTTCCATCAATATAACGCGCCAGCCGTGAGTTTTAAGTAGCACGACGTCATCATTGGTCGGCGAGGTAATGATGTCGCAGATTGAGCAACGTGTCGCCACGCGCACTAGCCTTTCAACGCCCGCGTCACGCGCTCAGCTGTCGATAGTTCAGTTGATACACCTTCGAGTGCTTTCGTCGCGTCATTTAGATTGTACCCGAGCGCCATCAGCGCCTCGAGTGCTTCATCGGTATGCGAGAGCACGGCGGATTCACCAGTCGCCATATTATTGTCGTAGCGTAGCGCCAGACCGACTTTGTCGTGCAAATCTACCACTACGCGCTCAGCGGTCTTTTTGCCGACGCCACTCGCTTTCGTCACGAACGCCACATCTTCACTTGCGATGGCATTTCGCACCACTTCGCTATCCGCCAGACTTAGGATTGCCAGTGCAGCTTTTGGCCCGACGCCTTGCACTGTGATAAGGAGCTCGAACAGCTTCTTGGCTGCCAGACTCGAGAAGCCAAACAGATCCTGCGATTGCTCACGGATATGATGGTAGGTATAAAACTTCACTTCTTCGTGCAGCAGCGCTCGCTCGTAATCACCCAGCGCTGTCTGTACTTCATAACCTACACCATGCACATCCACGATGATAGCATTGCCAAACTTTTCTGCAACCGTACCGTGTACATGTGCAATCATCGTGCACCTCCTGTAGTACTTTGACCA
Protein-coding sequences here:
- the pilM gene encoding pilus assembly protein PilM codes for the protein MGKLFYKDKTLIGLDINTTEIKVMSVDAEKWLVRGYGAIDVDAARMKKVFDKGDPYLETQIKTLLSEKVIGDINTDQIVVSLPTSRTYARAFTVPISAEKNLKEAVELEVGQYVPIPVSLLYVDYEVVDRTKDTLTVIMSAVPQALVNNVMTSIDAAGLTTNAIEPSINSIARLLRTTEEGDLPTLIVDIGPANTDIAVLDGSIRVTGGTTVGGNTFTLDIAKKLGVALENAHQLKVLNGLNPGPRQKKITSAVEPSLQRITSEIRRVMRYYNERISSEKKLEQLLIVGGGSNMPGIGEYFTNDLLMPSRVASPWQKLDFGALAQPAKQFRSRYITVAGLASLTNEEVWK
- the recA gene encoding recombinase RecA — translated: MAKKADTTDTPVEKVDKKDEGKLKALNLAMDQITKQFGDGSIMKLGEAKKVDVELLPSGALSLDLALGGGYPKGRIIEIYGPESSGKTTLTLHAIAEIQKQGGTAAFIDAEHALDPSYARKLGVDVDNLLVSQPDNGEQALEIAETLVRSNAVDLIVVDSVAALVPQAEIDGDMGDSHMGLQARLMSQALRKLTGIINKSKATVIFINQIRMKIGVMFGNPETTTGGNALKFYASVRMDIRRTGQIKVGEEILGNRTKVKIVKNKIAPPFRIAEFDIMYNEGISRTGDILDLAVQHGIVGKSGAWFDYNDEKIGQGRDKTKEFLKANPELLAEIDAKVRAKVATEDE
- a CDS encoding regulatory protein RecX; this translates as MKVTALTAQQKDPNRINVMVDSKYRFSLDISQVVSLGVKVGREYSDAELAEIEGESQFGKLYARALEYCLMRPHSAREVRDYLWRKTRETKYKSRRTGEIKTRDGVAPELADRVYDKLVEKQYIDDEKFARYWVENRNLTKGASRRKLSSELAAKGVERGVVERLLAESARTDDDELQKILAKKRSKYSDEQKLMQYLARQGFSYDDIKHALSDDRT
- a CDS encoding PRC-barrel domain-containing protein, whose translation is MLLPAQELLNMPVMSLQTGTEIAETVGCVIDPDTLNILAYEINGKSLDEHPAFLKIEDIRELSDIGFIVDSSDEVISLDDIVTHKQLYEAPVQLESMHVIDEQHTKLGKVEQLVMDTQSFRVEQLQVRRPFFKSLSDTSLVIHRQQIIAITPDAIIVRTPTVRESNQSPLEKQPLINPFRGTRPPQPESVKSDRH
- the ruvA gene encoding Holliday junction branch migration protein RuvA, which encodes MIAHVHGTVAEKFGNAIIVDVHGVGYEVQTALGDYERALLHEEVKFYTYHHIREQSQDLFGFSSLAAKKLFELLITVQGVGPKAALAILSLADSEVVRNAIASEDVAFVTKASGVGKKTAERVVVDLHDKVGLALRYDNNMATGESAVLSHTDEALEALMALGYNLNDATKALEGVSTELSTAERVTRALKG
- a CDS encoding type II secretion system F family protein, whose protein sequence is MPKFSYEATSTTAPGTIVKGEIEAADRESVVSALGKQHLNPVSIKEAKAGGFNLSLGGGKVKSDELVIFTRQLSAMISAGVPLLRSLNSLAEHAENPAFKKILNTVIIDIQSGTGFGEALEKYPRVFSDVYVNMVKAGETAGILDDILKRLATQQEKNATIRKKIKSAMSYPMVLVVIMIGAFFGLMLFVIPQIGKIITDLGGPDAKLPLLTQIMLGISAFLLGYWFLWMPALVGAVFGVTRYLRTPGGKRNFHILILKLPPVNTIIKKVAVARFARTYSSLIGAGVSVIEAIHVTGRAIGNTVYMEALEDAANRVKNGEQLSKIVEEREDLFPSILSQMLSVGEETGQTDVVLIKVADFYEEEVDVAIDGISSIIEPVMIVSMGSMVGLIAASVMGPIASISQNIKG
- the ruvB gene encoding Holliday junction branch migration DNA helicase RuvB, which encodes MAIERIVDTGATDDDSDEQIIEITLRPQTFDDYIGQERLKKNLKLAIDAAKKRSEPIDHVLLYGPPGLGKTTMATVIANEMGTNIRVTAGPAIERAGDLASILTNLQDGDVLFIDEIHRLSRAVEEVLYSAMEDYKLDIVIGKGPAARSVRLDLPKFTVIGATTRTGSLAAPLRDRFGLIHRLEFYTPAEIEQIITRAAGILESQIDQAAAQDLSTRARLTPRIANRLLKRVRDYADVNGDGIIDGATTKKALALLEVDELGLDPADRQLLRSMIENYGDNPVGLTTLAALTGDETSTIEDFYEPYLLQIGFIERTPRGRRVTQKARRHLGSEPAA
- a CDS encoding prepilin-type N-terminal cleavage/methylation domain-containing protein, with the translated sequence MRKSAGFTIIELLVVVVLFLSMCGLFLYQKNTIEAVARDDRRKADINTMYHNLEKVYYPAHQSYPDTLNTTTLPSVQADTFKDPAGLAVNELRIDNSVLGTTTRSTYTYEPTNCKNNQCSGYTLRADLEKEADYVRTSVHGNKK
- a CDS encoding PH domain-containing protein, whose translation is MNPQAPERDPAPTLPPAAAEKPVTTDSHVTAIPGQVEGENYDPRLRVQLSNEPNVVHASRAIEPEVGAISPELQQRHEAAKQQYPDLNLSAGEVVLLKVNRHVIGILAPVLVTTLVLSLLVATWIMYPVVLDQNPASGLPSTGVVSLVALCLMLLTGLLGYIAVWVYMRNTFFLTNESVIQEIQHSLFSKHEQTVSLGSIEDVSFVQTGVLQTMLDYGTIRLSTEGEETTYRFHYVSDPRTQTATINNAVEAFKNGRPVDLD